The following are encoded together in the Candidatus Methylomirabilis oxygeniifera genome:
- a CDS encoding protein of unknown function (Evidence 5 : No homology to any previously reported sequences) translates to MGRRARSHELAAPGPRLWGPEGAKIHTQATHVDALSDMFSDAGSTPAASTNAIQLNRPPDSPVRRAVQ, encoded by the coding sequence TTGGGGAGGCGGGCAAGATCACATGAGCTAGCCGCTCCGGGACCCCGCCTGTGGGGGCCTGAAGGGGCGAAAATTCATACGCAGGCTACGCACGTAGATGCTCTTTCCGACATGTTCTCGGACGCGGGTTCGACTCCCGCCGCCTCCACCAATGCAATACAATTGAACCGCCCTCCGGACTCTCCAGTTCGGAGGGCGGTTCAGTAA
- the smpB gene encoding trans-translation protein, binds tmRNA and tRNA (SsrA-binding protein) (Evidence 2a : Function of homologous gene experimentally demonstrated in an other organism; PubMedId : 10393194; Product type f : factor), translating to MAQTQEKRILCSNRRARYEYQIEEVIEAGIALTGTEVKSLREGGADLKDSYAAIEDEEAYLFNCHISPYAAGNRFNPDPNRTRKLLLHREEIMRLMGKVQTKGLTVIPLSVYVAGRKIKVELALARGKKLYDKRETLKQRAMTKEMAQLARGCADRG from the coding sequence ATGGCACAGACGCAGGAAAAAAGAATCCTCTGCTCCAATCGGCGGGCGAGGTATGAGTACCAGATCGAAGAGGTCATCGAGGCCGGGATAGCTCTCACCGGGACCGAGGTAAAATCACTGCGGGAGGGCGGGGCCGACCTGAAAGACAGCTACGCCGCGATCGAGGACGAGGAGGCATATCTGTTTAACTGTCACATCAGTCCGTATGCCGCCGGCAACCGGTTCAATCCGGATCCGAATCGGACGCGAAAACTCCTGTTGCACCGTGAGGAGATCATGAGACTCATGGGGAAGGTTCAGACAAAGGGCCTCACCGTGATCCCCTTGAGTGTCTATGTGGCTGGGCGGAAGATCAAGGTAGAGCTGGCCTTGGCCCGAGGGAAGAAGCTGTACGACAAGCGGGAAACCCTGAAGCAGCGCGCGATGACGAAAGAGATGGCCCAGCTCGCTCGCGGCTGCGCCGACCGGGGGTAA
- the hupB gene encoding DNA-binding protein HU-beta (NS1) (HU-1), which yields MTKAELVDKVAKDACITKKAAESALASVTAGIRDSLKKGKKVTLVGFGTFSVARRAARNGRNPQTGDIIKIKAAKTPRFRAGKALKDAVR from the coding sequence ATGACCAAGGCGGAACTCGTGGACAAGGTTGCCAAGGATGCATGCATCACAAAAAAGGCGGCGGAATCGGCCCTGGCCAGCGTCACAGCAGGGATACGGGACTCACTCAAGAAGGGGAAAAAGGTCACCCTGGTAGGCTTCGGGACGTTCTCTGTCGCCAGACGAGCGGCCCGGAATGGGCGCAATCCTCAAACGGGTGATATCATCAAGATCAAGGCAGCGAAGACCCCGCGATTCAGAGCGGGAAAAGCCTTGAAAGACGCCGTCAGGTAA
- a CDS encoding conserved protein of unknown function (Evidence 4 : Homologs of previously reported genes of unknown function), which translates to MWIVIDGYNLIRRSPRFALLDRRDMEEGREALLATLSAYRRIKDHRITVVFDGWERGGMSEQVKSAAGLQVVFTRRGEQADQAILRFVERAPSGAVVVTSDRALADGVARTGAVTLSAEEFHERLDRTLRNGGEGEFQKDDDEPEPEYPGPRSRKGPTRRPSKQAKRRITTLKRL; encoded by the coding sequence ATGTGGATTGTCATTGATGGCTATAATCTGATCCGTCGTTCCCCTCGATTTGCCCTCCTTGATCGCCGGGATATGGAAGAGGGTCGGGAAGCGCTCCTGGCAACATTGTCCGCTTACCGACGCATCAAGGACCACCGAATTACTGTCGTGTTCGATGGCTGGGAACGAGGCGGGATGAGCGAACAGGTAAAATCCGCCGCCGGACTACAGGTGGTGTTTACACGTCGCGGAGAGCAGGCCGATCAGGCTATCCTGCGATTTGTTGAGAGGGCGCCATCCGGGGCGGTCGTCGTCACCTCAGATCGAGCGCTGGCAGATGGCGTCGCACGGACCGGCGCTGTGACCCTCTCTGCCGAAGAGTTTCACGAGCGCCTGGATCGTACGCTGCGAAATGGGGGTGAGGGAGAGTTTCAAAAAGACGATGATGAGCCGGAACCAGAATATCCAGGACCTCGGAGCCGAAAAGGCCCTACTCGACGCCCATCGAAGCAGGCCAAGCGTCGGATCACCACTCTCAAACGCTTGTGA
- a CDS encoding Thiamine-phosphate pyrophosphorylase has product MVIEAALAGGAKAIQLREKDLSTRDLYQLVERLLPIVRGRGASLLINDRVDLTLALPIDGVHLSRTSLPPAEARALLGPARLVGVSCHSLEEVIEAERGGADFIVFGPLFPTPSKAAYGPPVGLMRLSEVRRQVRLPILGIGGVTVVNVASVVAAGADGAAMISAVMTADDPADAVSSLLQVVRSAAGG; this is encoded by the coding sequence GTGGTCATTGAAGCCGCGCTTGCCGGTGGGGCGAAAGCCATCCAGCTTCGTGAGAAGGATCTCTCGACGCGGGATCTCTATCAACTGGTGGAGCGACTCCTGCCTATTGTGCGCGGGCGAGGCGCCAGCCTCCTCATCAATGATCGAGTCGATCTGACGTTGGCCCTGCCGATCGACGGTGTCCATCTTTCCAGAACAAGCCTCCCGCCTGCCGAGGCGCGAGCCCTGTTGGGGCCAGCGCGCCTGGTCGGCGTCTCCTGCCACTCACTCGAAGAGGTGATTGAGGCCGAGAGAGGCGGAGCGGATTTTATCGTATTCGGTCCCCTGTTCCCGACGCCGTCCAAGGCAGCGTACGGGCCGCCCGTCGGCCTCATGCGGCTCAGTGAGGTGAGACGGCAGGTTCGACTTCCAATCCTCGGCATTGGAGGGGTCACTGTCGTCAATGTGGCTTCCGTGGTGGCGGCCGGCGCCGACGGGGCGGCCATGATCTCCGCTGTCATGACGGCGGACGATCCGGCCGATGCTGTGTCTAGCCTGCTCCAGGTCGTCCGCTCTGCAGCCGGGGGCTAG
- the thiG gene encoding thiamine biosynthesis protein ThiG (Evidence 2a : Function of homologous gene experimentally demonstrated in an other organism; PubMedId : 8432721; Product type e : enzyme) — protein sequence MRSGAALENSVREREDILKIGDREFRSRLIVGTGKFPDHRTMQQAHEASGAEMVTVAVRRVNLDRTRESLLDYIDTEKYALLPNTAGCYSAEEAIKTAMLAREVGLSDMVKLEVIGDQRTLFPDNEELLKATKVLVREGFVVLPYTNDDPIMAKKLEDAGAAVVMPLAAPIGSGLGIRNPHNIRIILEAARVPIIVDAGVGTASDASIAMELGCDGVLMNTAIAGAKDPIGMATAMRHAIIAGRLSYLAGRIPKKLYASASSPLEGMIE from the coding sequence ATGAGGAGCGGGGCGGCGTTGGAGAATAGTGTGAGAGAGAGGGAGGATATTCTAAAAATTGGCGACAGAGAGTTTCGGTCGCGACTCATCGTCGGGACGGGTAAATTTCCGGACCATCGGACGATGCAACAGGCGCACGAGGCCTCCGGCGCCGAGATGGTGACGGTAGCGGTCAGAAGGGTGAACCTGGATCGAACCCGGGAGTCGCTCCTGGACTACATCGACACCGAAAAGTATGCGCTCCTACCCAACACCGCCGGCTGCTACAGTGCGGAAGAGGCGATCAAGACCGCGATGCTGGCCCGAGAGGTCGGTCTCTCGGACATGGTCAAGCTGGAGGTGATCGGCGATCAGCGGACCCTCTTCCCGGACAATGAGGAACTGCTGAAGGCGACCAAGGTATTAGTCAGGGAGGGTTTTGTGGTCTTGCCTTATACCAACGACGATCCGATCATGGCGAAGAAGCTGGAGGATGCCGGCGCAGCCGTCGTGATGCCGCTCGCCGCCCCCATCGGTTCCGGTCTTGGGATACGAAACCCGCACAACATCAGGATCATTCTCGAGGCGGCTCGGGTCCCGATTATTGTCGATGCGGGGGTGGGCACGGCGTCGGATGCCTCTATCGCTATGGAGCTGGGATGCGATGGCGTACTGATGAATACGGCGATTGCCGGCGCCAAGGATCCGATCGGGATGGCGACAGCGATGCGACACGCGATCATCGCCGGGCGATTGTCGTACCTGGCCGGACGAATCCCGAAGAAGCTCTACGCCAGCGCATCGAGCCCGCTGGAAGGTATGATCGAGTAA
- the thiS gene encoding thiamine biosynthesis protein ThiS (Evidence 2b : Function of strongly homologous gene; Product type f : factor) has protein sequence MELIVNGKTRTVADDATITRLLEELQINPLRVAVQLNERIIKRELHESTLLQAGDTLEIITFMAGGSS, from the coding sequence GTGGAACTCATCGTCAACGGGAAGACGCGTACAGTGGCAGATGACGCGACGATCACCAGGCTGCTGGAGGAGTTACAGATCAATCCGCTCAGGGTGGCTGTTCAGCTCAATGAGCGGATTATCAAACGTGAGCTGCATGAGAGCACTCTGCTGCAGGCGGGGGACACGTTGGAGATCATTACTTTCATGGCCGGCGGGTCCTCATGA
- a CDS encoding putative enoyl-CoA hydratase (Evidence 3 : Function proposed based on presence of conserved amino acid motif, structural feature or limited homology; Product type pe : putative enzyme) codes for MAYKTLIYTVQGSVATITLNRPECYNALNGQMVEELLEAVLTSREDRTVRVVVLMGAGQAFCAGGDVGELIEHADTLTLHVKRLLVSLHGVISCICRMPKPVIAGVGGVAAGAGMGLAMACDLAVATQSARFTMAYTRLGLPPDAGSSYFLPRLVGLRRAMELTFTNRILTAGEAAAWGLVNRVVPDAEFVTTVRAMADELASGSRLALGRAKRLLFMSDHASLETQMENEAQLIALSSQSADVREGLTAFAEKRPPIFSGQKRGGI; via the coding sequence ATGGCCTACAAGACACTGATATACACGGTACAGGGTTCGGTAGCTACGATCACCCTGAACCGACCTGAGTGCTACAACGCGTTGAACGGGCAGATGGTGGAGGAGCTGCTGGAGGCGGTCCTCACCAGTCGCGAGGACCGAACGGTTCGCGTCGTCGTGCTGATGGGCGCTGGCCAGGCCTTTTGCGCCGGCGGAGATGTCGGAGAGCTTATCGAGCACGCCGATACCCTCACCCTGCACGTCAAGCGGCTGTTAGTGTCTCTCCACGGCGTGATCTCATGCATCTGTCGGATGCCGAAACCGGTCATTGCCGGAGTGGGTGGGGTGGCCGCCGGCGCCGGGATGGGCTTGGCCATGGCCTGTGATCTGGCTGTGGCGACTCAGTCGGCCCGATTTACCATGGCCTATACGAGGCTCGGACTCCCCCCTGATGCCGGCTCAAGTTATTTTCTTCCCCGATTGGTAGGGTTGCGACGGGCGATGGAGTTAACCTTCACCAACCGGATCCTGACGGCAGGCGAGGCGGCAGCATGGGGACTGGTCAACCGGGTCGTACCGGACGCCGAGTTCGTGACCACTGTACGCGCCATGGCCGACGAGCTGGCCTCCGGCTCGAGGCTCGCCCTCGGTCGGGCCAAGCGGCTTCTGTTCATGAGCGACCATGCAAGCCTGGAGACCCAGATGGAGAACGAAGCTCAGCTCATCGCCCTCAGCAGCCAGAGCGCAGATGTCCGCGAAGGGTTAACGGCCTTTGCCGAGAAGCGTCCGCCGATATTCAGTGGGCAGAAGCGCGGCGGGATCTGA
- a CDS encoding conserved protein of unknown function (Evidence 4 : Homologs of previously reported genes of unknown function): MNEEKRLALFIDFENIAIGIKEAKHKQFEIGLVLERLVEKGKIMVKRAYADWGRYAEHKRALHEAAIELIDIPQKRISGKNSADIRLAVDAMDMAYSKEHLDTFVIVSGDSDFSPLVSKLRENNKEVIGLGVKNSVSELLVDNCDEFIYYEDLIRHPKKAPVLSGLPEKKVEVFELLGDSIQALLRENKEVLWGSMVKQTMIRKRPSFNEGYYGYSTFSKLLEDAAKHNIIELKRDPKSGTYIITSFAEAT, encoded by the coding sequence ATGAACGAAGAGAAGAGGCTCGCCCTCTTCATCGATTTCGAGAATATTGCGATCGGGATCAAGGAGGCCAAGCACAAGCAGTTCGAGATCGGCCTTGTACTTGAGCGCCTTGTGGAGAAGGGAAAGATTATGGTGAAGCGTGCCTACGCCGACTGGGGACGTTACGCCGAGCATAAACGGGCCCTTCACGAAGCGGCGATCGAGTTAATCGACATCCCGCAGAAGCGAATCAGCGGCAAGAACAGTGCCGACATCCGGCTCGCGGTAGATGCGATGGATATGGCCTACTCCAAGGAGCATCTTGATACCTTTGTCATTGTGTCCGGCGACAGTGATTTTTCACCGCTGGTCTCCAAGTTGCGAGAAAATAACAAGGAGGTCATCGGCCTCGGCGTCAAGAATTCGGTTTCTGAGCTGTTGGTGGACAACTGCGACGAATTCATCTACTACGAAGATCTGATCCGCCATCCCAAGAAAGCACCCGTCCTTTCCGGTCTACCCGAGAAGAAGGTGGAGGTATTTGAACTCCTTGGAGACTCCATCCAGGCTCTCCTGCGGGAGAACAAGGAGGTGCTCTGGGGTTCAATGGTGAAACAGACGATGATCCGCAAGCGGCCCTCTTTTAACGAAGGGTATTACGGGTATAGTACCTTTTCCAAACTACTGGAGGACGCCGCCAAACACAATATTATCGAGCTGAAGCGGGATCCTAAGAGCGGGACGTACATCATCACCAGTTTCGCGGAGGCCACATAA
- a CDS encoding conserved membrane protein of unknown function (Evidence 4 : Homologs of previously reported genes of unknown function) has translation MSTTLRLITAILLPLQWIGIRLFDVHLPPQWEAVGAGLAIFGAAFLLSWAAEVAQVDIPQALALAFLALVAVLPEYAVDIYFAWSAGKDPAYIAYATANMTGANRLLIGIGWASVVATFWLKTRHRQVVLDRTRTIELLHLALATIYSFMIPLKGTLSWLDSTVLLAIFVSYMISASKAQIVEPELDGGVGELLMRMRQTPRRLATIALFIYAGLGIFLAAEPFAEGLLATGRAFAIEEFLLVQWLAPLASESPEFIVAIVFALRGNPGASMGTLVSSKVNQWTLLIGMLPLAYNLSAGHLGPMHLDARQTEEIFLTAAQSLFAIAVLANLSFSLAEAGFVFVLFATQLFFTDPVSRHLYAIAYLVLTATWLIVSRSSRQGLTAMVVERWTGENMAPSHQK, from the coding sequence ATGAGTACAACGCTGCGGTTGATCACCGCGATCCTTTTGCCTTTGCAGTGGATAGGCATCCGGCTCTTCGACGTCCATCTGCCGCCCCAGTGGGAGGCGGTTGGCGCCGGATTGGCTATCTTTGGAGCGGCGTTCCTGCTGTCCTGGGCGGCCGAGGTTGCGCAGGTTGATATCCCGCAGGCGCTTGCGCTGGCCTTTCTCGCTCTGGTCGCCGTACTCCCTGAATACGCGGTAGACATCTACTTTGCCTGGTCTGCCGGCAAGGATCCGGCCTACATCGCCTACGCCACCGCCAACATGACCGGCGCAAACCGTTTGCTGATCGGCATCGGGTGGGCCTCCGTTGTCGCGACCTTCTGGCTCAAGACCCGACATCGACAGGTCGTCCTCGACCGTACGCGCACCATCGAACTCCTTCACCTCGCGCTTGCCACTATTTATAGCTTTATGATTCCACTGAAAGGAACCCTCTCGTGGCTCGACTCAACCGTTTTGTTGGCGATTTTTGTGTCGTACATGATTTCGGCCTCGAAGGCGCAGATCGTCGAGCCGGAACTGGATGGAGGGGTCGGGGAACTATTGATGCGGATGCGTCAGACGCCACGTCGGTTGGCCACCATCGCGTTATTCATCTATGCCGGGCTCGGCATCTTTCTCGCAGCCGAGCCCTTCGCTGAGGGGCTGCTGGCGACCGGCCGGGCATTCGCCATTGAGGAGTTTCTGCTGGTACAGTGGCTGGCGCCGCTGGCTTCCGAGTCTCCCGAATTTATTGTGGCGATCGTCTTTGCATTGCGTGGGAACCCCGGGGCCAGTATGGGCACCCTTGTGTCTTCCAAGGTCAACCAGTGGACCCTCCTGATCGGCATGCTCCCGCTTGCCTACAACCTCTCTGCCGGCCATCTTGGGCCGATGCACCTGGATGCCAGACAGACAGAGGAGATATTTCTGACGGCGGCCCAATCGCTCTTTGCGATCGCCGTGCTGGCCAATCTTTCATTTTCTCTGGCGGAAGCCGGGTTCGTATTTGTTCTCTTTGCCACCCAACTATTCTTCACGGATCCTGTCTCCCGTCACCTCTATGCTATTGCGTACCTCGTGCTTACGGCGACGTGGCTCATCGTCAGCCGCTCAAGTCGACAGGGCCTTACTGCCATGGTGGTGGAGCGATGGACCGGAGAGAACATGGCTCCTTCCCATCAGAAATAA
- a CDS encoding conserved membrane protein of unknown function (Evidence 4 : Homologs of previously reported genes of unknown function), with amino-acid sequence MLSRTRDPITLIRRGEFRLKPTRFNRFLSDTATSSVLPTLLDQRSFAKKIVIIAAVLITVVGLISAYTLLNERLDLDGYWEWIEPTFNEQELARYVKQAGPWAPLVFIGLQALQIVVAPIPGEVTGILGGYLFGTLPGLIYSTIGLTIGSCLAFSLGRWLGHHFARRFVTPETYEMFFFLTRTQGKLITFLLFLIPGFPKDFLCYILGASPLSFGTFFLLTAVGRIPGTWFLSMQGRQVRTAHYGSFLTLIFFLVAVCLLLYLYREPLFRWIKLDHYRRQRRKRDISRDLEVG; translated from the coding sequence GTGCTGAGCCGTACGCGCGACCCCATCACCTTAATCAGGCGAGGCGAGTTCCGACTCAAGCCGACCAGGTTCAATCGCTTCCTGTCGGACACCGCGACTAGTTCCGTGTTGCCCACATTGCTCGATCAACGTTCGTTTGCGAAGAAAATCGTGATTATTGCCGCGGTTCTCATAACCGTGGTTGGTCTGATCTCGGCCTATACTCTGCTCAATGAGCGGCTCGACCTGGACGGGTACTGGGAATGGATTGAGCCCACCTTTAACGAACAGGAGTTAGCCCGATATGTGAAACAGGCCGGACCGTGGGCGCCCCTCGTGTTTATCGGACTTCAGGCTCTCCAGATCGTTGTTGCACCGATCCCTGGTGAGGTGACGGGCATCCTCGGCGGCTATCTCTTCGGGACGCTTCCGGGTCTCATCTATTCGACCATCGGTCTGACTATCGGCTCGTGCCTCGCCTTCAGTCTGGGTCGTTGGCTTGGACACCATTTCGCTCGCCGGTTCGTCACGCCAGAGACCTACGAGATGTTTTTCTTTCTCACGCGGACCCAGGGCAAGTTGATCACCTTCCTCCTCTTTCTCATCCCCGGCTTCCCAAAGGACTTCCTGTGCTACATCCTCGGCGCCAGTCCTCTTTCGTTTGGCACCTTCTTTCTGCTCACCGCCGTAGGACGTATTCCCGGCACATGGTTCCTCTCCATGCAGGGACGGCAGGTCCGGACCGCTCACTACGGCAGCTTCTTGACCCTTATTTTCTTCCTGGTTGCGGTGTGCTTGTTGCTGTACCTGTATCGTGAGCCGCTCTTCAGATGGATTAAACTTGATCATTATCGGCGGCAGAGGCGAAAGCGAGACATCTCGAGGGACCTGGAGGTCGGATGA
- a CDS encoding Sodium channel protein type 11 subunit alpha (Sodium channel protein type XI subunit alpha) (Voltage-gated sodium channel subunit alpha Nav1.9) (Sensory neuron sodium channel 2) (NaN) (fragment) produces MGNTELVAVSDRKRLNLVGLSRNSPRLIKVMGSRVRLSTEPRPYARGNKTARCRA; encoded by the coding sequence GTGGGCAACACGGAACTAGTCGCGGTGTCCGACAGGAAGCGATTGAACCTGGTCGGCTTGAGTCGGAACTCGCCTCGCCTGATTAAGGTGATGGGGTCGCGCGTACGGCTCAGCACAGAACCTCGCCCGTACGCGCGAGGGAATAAAACGGCAAGGTGCAGAGCGTGA
- a CDS encoding Type I antifreeze protein, giving the protein MPIYEYECEVCHHRFEAIQKMSDKPIKKCVLCEGKVHKLLSAPGLLFKGSGWYVTDYANPERKKAMEADKKAASADSGSTKTESKESKKSGTH; this is encoded by the coding sequence GTGCCGATTTACGAATACGAGTGCGAAGTCTGTCATCACAGGTTCGAGGCCATCCAGAAGATGTCGGACAAGCCGATTAAAAAGTGCGTATTGTGCGAGGGTAAGGTCCACAAGCTGCTCTCCGCCCCAGGCCTACTCTTTAAGGGGTCGGGATGGTACGTGACCGATTATGCCAATCCCGAGCGAAAAAAGGCCATGGAGGCTGATAAAAAGGCAGCCTCAGCCGATAGCGGCAGCACAAAAACTGAGAGCAAGGAATCGAAGAAGAGCGGCACCCATTAA
- a CDS encoding exported protein of unknown function (Evidence 5 : No homology to any previously reported sequences), translating into MPLFFDSLLSVFVLPLSAEAAFLSASMAFFRSGLA; encoded by the coding sequence GTGCCGCTCTTCTTCGATTCCTTGCTCTCAGTTTTTGTGCTGCCGCTATCGGCTGAGGCTGCCTTTTTATCAGCCTCCATGGCCTTTTTTCGCTCGGGATTGGCATAA
- a CDS encoding conserved protein of unknown function (Evidence 4 : Homologs of previously reported genes of unknown function), with translation MYYGIEQGAIPAACRIIDGTPAELNGMLRTGDLDLSVISAIEYARHSDRYLILPDLAIGSDGPAESVLFLSRVKPSDLNGRSVHLSRDSLTSVFLVKLLLAKAFGVRPRFLPAEAATIDSLPEDVAGVLLIGDPALRARGRLPFTLDLGQGWKELTGLPFVFGVWAVRRDVYHDHREETHRLHRALLDSKRYSLAKLDEICKAVSERVGLDRDACAIYLKERLSFDLTPRHIEGLNLFFTLLEAEGELPSTPPLEFIDVV, from the coding sequence GTGTATTACGGGATCGAGCAGGGCGCGATTCCGGCGGCATGCCGGATTATTGACGGGACCCCTGCCGAACTGAACGGTATGCTTCGGACGGGAGATCTCGATCTATCGGTGATCTCCGCCATCGAGTATGCGCGCCATTCGGACAGATATCTGATCCTCCCTGACTTGGCGATCGGCTCGGATGGCCCGGCCGAAAGTGTCCTGTTCCTGAGCCGGGTGAAGCCATCCGACCTGAACGGACGGTCGGTCCACCTGAGCAGGGATTCCCTGACATCGGTGTTCCTGGTGAAGCTCCTGCTGGCAAAGGCGTTCGGGGTGAGACCGCGGTTTCTACCCGCCGAGGCGGCGACGATCGATTCGCTCCCGGAGGATGTCGCCGGGGTTTTGTTGATCGGTGATCCGGCGCTCCGGGCAAGGGGCCGACTCCCCTTCACCCTTGATTTGGGCCAGGGATGGAAGGAATTGACGGGTTTACCGTTTGTCTTTGGCGTCTGGGCGGTCCGCCGGGATGTGTATCACGATCATCGGGAGGAGACCCATCGGCTTCATCGCGCCCTACTCGACTCCAAGCGCTACAGCCTGGCCAAGCTTGATGAGATCTGCAAGGCGGTCAGTGAACGAGTTGGGCTCGACCGGGACGCCTGCGCGATCTACCTGAAGGAGCGTCTTTCCTTCGATCTGACTCCACGGCATATCGAGGGGCTCAATCTATTTTTTACGCTGTTGGAGGCGGAGGGAGAACTGCCGTCGACGCCCCCATTGGAGTTTATCGATGTCGTGTAA